In the Brassica napus cultivar Da-Ae unplaced genomic scaffold, Da-Ae ScsIHWf_2447;HRSCAF=3160, whole genome shotgun sequence genome, ATAGCCAGTTGCCTGGAACACAGTCGCTTGTGTCCTCTCTCTTTGGTGCTCTTCCTGAAGACATTCTTGTTAAGTCTTTCCAGTTCAAACCCAAACAGGTTAAGAAGATTAAGTCCAGATACCAACCCAAGAAATGAGacaagaacttttttttttttttttttgaacaacgaAATGAGACAAGAACAGAACACAacacaatcttcttcttcttcttctttgttttgttgcTCCATTGTAATAAAAGATGTACTTAAAACTAAAAGCAAAGAAGATTCTTGTCTTAAAACAGATATTTCTTTTTTAGCAAATTCCTTAATACAAGTTTCATAAAATGTGAAGAAGAATCAATAAGAGTTTCTTCAATTAGCAGCCAATGGCTGGTGTTGCCTTCCATCTGGGATTGAGAACAAGACGATAGGTTTTGAAGACTTGACAAACGGCACATCACATCTGTAATAGCCTTTCCTCTCAAGCTGAATCACATCACCACGCTGCAGGTTCCTCATATTGGAATCACCAAGTGCCGACGTTTCCTTCTTCGTGTAAGGATTCACAAAAGCAGCAACCTCATCATCTTCCTCCAGCTGTGTTTGCAGCAAACCAAAAACACATCAGTGATTCCAAGAGTAGAAACAATAGACATCATCAACAGATTCTTACCTTCTTCTTGGTGATTAAATAATCAAAGTCTGTCAAAGTGAGCTTAACCAACTCATTAGTCTCCGGAAGCCACGTGAGCTTCAGCTTAGTAGTCTTCACAGAGCCTTGGAGATTCAGAACGCCAGACAACGCAGTGACACGACCCTCCTCGTCCTTTGTGACTTCCTTCACAATGGCGTTTCCCCAATCCATCAAAGTCACTTCCTCGTTAACAGAGATGGCACTCGCATCAGCTCCCTCAATCCATATCCCCTTGGTGAAAGTGGTTGCCTTCTCTCCAGCGCCTTCAAACTTCTTGTGCTTTGGTATCATCCGGACAAACGGCTCATCAGGACCATCGGTTAATGTCAACAGCACACGCCTCTCTTCAATCACAGCCGTGTGTCTAGGACACACAGGGTCAACTATCTTCTTGTTAATAGTCCAGAGCTTGTCCCATTCCATCAAGTTTAGATTCTTTGAAGCACCCTGgaaacattaataaaaacataattgttATTACAGAACATCaagtttaaatatttgatttatgcTACTCAAATTGATTTAAACTGTTCTAAATAGGTAACAAACAATTTAAAATGGGTTTAAATCAAtctaaattggtttaaatcaaGCAATGATGTTAGTTCAAATCCAAAAATTTGTctaattctttcttttttgtaaatctaatttttataattcatctaaaatttataattaaacaacactaaaatatctaatgttagttaaaatccaaaaatttgtctaattctttcttttttgtatatctaatttttataattcatctaaaatttataattaaacaacaccaaaatatctataatataaatgtaaaatatatgaaaaaataaatcaataatttgttAATCGGTCTATGTCCAAATAATTTGATTAGTAGCTAGTCCTCTAGTAAACACCTAACTATTGATGAAAACATAATTGTTATTACAGAACACTTAAAAGAGacataaaaacaaagagaagTAAAATGTTTACCTGTTCTAGAATGAACTGAATCAGTGCCTCGATTTTCAAACCTCTACGAACAATCCCTTGCACCGTAGGAAACCGTGGATCATCCCACCCACCAACCAACCCTTGCTGAACAAACCAGAGAAGCTTCCTCTTACTAAGAAGCGTGTAAACCAGATTCAACCTACTAAACTCATAAATCTCAACTCTCCTCAACCCCATATCCTCCAAAACCTTATAGTACTGAGCATTCCTATCATGATACTCACTAGACCGAAGCGCATGCGTTATCCCTTCAATGGAGTCCACAAAGGGACAAGCGAAGTCATACGTCGGATAGATCTTGTACTTGTCCCCTATACGGTGGTGAGACATAGGGTTGCAACGGTAGTAAACCGGGTCACGCATGGCTTTGTTGGGGTCTTGCATGTCCAGCTTCCCGCGGACGCAGCACTGTAACCCTCTCACGCTTCCAGCGATCATCTCTCGCCAGAGGTTAAGATTCTCCTCGATGGTATGGCTCCTGCATTTGGAATCTATCCCGTCCATCCTCTCCTTCTGCATCTGCTCCCTCGGCGTGTCGTCCACGTAAGCCTTCCCCTCTTGCATGAGCTTCTCGGCCATGGCCATCAGGTCGGGGAAGTAGTCTGAGGTGTAGGTCACGCGCTCGTACTTGATCCCCAAGGTACCGATGTCTTTGACGAGGTTTTCGACGAACTCGTTGCTCTCTTTGGCGGGGTTGGTGTCGTCGAAGCGGATGATGACTTCCCCTTGGTACCGCTCGGCGAAGTACTTGTTGAGAAGGGCGGCCTTGGCGTGGCCGATGTGGAGGTAGCCGCTTGGCTCTGGAGCGAACCGGAGTTTGACTTTTCCGAGTTCTGCTCCAGGCAAGTCCACTTCAGGCTTTCCTTTGTCGTTAGCGTTGTCTGCTTGTTGGTCCTTGGTCCTTGGTGCAGCAGAAACAGTCTTCCCTGAAGGCTTCTTCGCAGTATATGTAGCTAGCTTGTTGAGAGGCTCTGCGTACTCTAGCGATATTGAGTTGAACCATCTGACCAAGTTCTGATACTTTTTGGATTTTCTCAAACTCTCCCATCTTGGACCGGATCCTGATAACAGTGTGTTAGAGACTGTAACTAATATTCAAGAAATGGCAGATTATGCATCAAACTTTAAcgaattatttattcatttattatatatatttagtagatattttaatgtttagattttattataaaactaggataagatcccgcgcaaggcgcgggattaagttattatttttattatattttggagaatgaaacaatagtttggcttcatttggattaggggtgttcaatccggatatcgggttggtttcggttcggttcggttttttcggtatttcggttagtaaaatataactactattctaaatccatatttactttgactttagtctttcacatacttttgaaagatttcaactggacgactaaattgaccagccaatcttgttgctttaaatcattagtatttatatatatattatttagtttgaatatttattaaataaaaattcatatgcgttatattttatgatcatttgtaacttattataccaaaaaaataatctattgattacaaaattttcagagtgggaatattcaaatttctaataatatatagacgttttgaaaaattcaaaatataacatataagaaaaaatataaatgtttttattatatatttaatgtgattttttaatatctttcaataatataaaattaaaaaaaaaactaagataccaaaattgttatcaaatatttattattcataataattaattttcatatatacgtgaatcatattaggtaatttcgtagcttctaattaaggaaagtgcaaaaaaagtttggtagattatttatcaattcgatagttagtttaataaaaaatataatgtaagttaagatggtccaacctatttttctaagaatagtatattttatatagtcatttattaaatgagaatttataatcatacagttctatgatcattcatatcattttataactgaatatttaaatcatctaccacaaaattttcaatgtgaaatctttaataagtttataatttataaatgtttttgaaaattcattgaaagttttaatattaaaatatttatgtaatcttatggtatatagtataatctatatatatatatatatgtgttttaaaatcatgtgtatcttcttataatattaaataaaagttcatattaatacaattttatgatcatttgtaacttattatgacaaaaaaataatatattgatcacaaaattttcagagtggagatcttcaaatttctaataatttatagacgttttgaaaaattcaaaatataacatataagaaaaaatataaatttttttattatatatttaatgtgatttttaaatatcttttaatactataaaattaaaaaaaaagaactaagatacaaaaattgttatcaaatatttattattcataataattaattttcacatatacgttaatcatattaggtaatttcgtagcttttatttaaggaaagtgcaaaacattttttggtacgttatttatcaattcgatagttagtttaataaaaagtgtaatataagttaagatgaaccaacctatttttctaggaatagtatattttgtatagttatttattaaataagaatttataatcatacggttctatgatcgttcatatcattttataacaaaatatttaaatcatcgataacaaaattttcaatctgaaatctttaataagtttataatttataaatattcttgaaaattcattgaaagttttaatattaaaatatttatgtaatcttatggtatatagtgtttaatatatatatatatatatatatatatatatttattattattaaatgatattttttactcatatggttttaaaatcatgtgtatcttcttataataaaaatgttaaaccattgatcattaatttttaacataataattttaatagttttagtcatttattgtcgtttttaaaaattcaaaatataacatatacgaaaaaatctaaattttattttatagctaatttgattgtttaatttattttaataatataaaattaaacaaaaaaatgatggaggagatatatattgttatcaaatctttattattaaactcattaattgtcatatatatattagtcatttatggtaattccgtaggttttatttaaggcaagaaaatatcatatcatatcattatatcatatagtttgaccaacttatgtatctaacaacatataaaaatcgaatgtggacctacttatttttcaattgaatgtaattgactacctaattgagtgacacctatgcattggagtctcttttaattaatacaaaattgaggttacatcttttcaaatgttcctcaattaatatataagggattattttgatgaattataaAACTTAGATATAAAAACGAAATCAGACAAATTTGTGGACTTATACTAACATTTTTACTTGATTTAACCGACCAATTCAGATTGTATTAGACCAACTTAGATCTATTTTAACCGATTTAGAATAGCTTAAACCGATTTAATCCGCTTAAATTGGGTTTTAAAAAGAGCTATGAACGATTTGGACTGATTTTTAGAACAATGCTAATGTAACTAACGAACTATGTTCAGCGAGATAATGGATACATACCAGCAAGAGCTGACCAAACAGCAACATCGGCGATGGAAAGAGAATGACCAACAAGAAAGGTGCCACTTTGAAGGTAGTTATCAACACGTGTACAAGCATTCTCAAACTCTGAGCCAGAGGAGAAGACAGAAGCATAATCTACCCACTCATCAATCTGCAAAAGAAACATAATAAAGGTTGAGACTTTATACAAAAAATCTACAATGAAAAGAAGACACAAAGTAAATCAAAAACTACAAtgagaaaaagaaacagagtaaaggttgaGACTTTACAACAAAATCTAcaatgagaagaagaaacaaagttAAGGTTGAgactttttaaacaaaatctACAATtagaaacagagtaaaggttgaGACTTTACAAACAAAATCTACaattagaagaagaaacaaagtaaatcaaaatctacaatgagaagaagaagaaacagagtaaaggtcgagactttaaacaaaaaaactacaatgagaagaagaaacagagtaaaggttgagactttttaaacaaaatctACAATtagaaacagagtaaaggttgaGACTTTAAGAACAAAATCTAcaatgagaagaagaaacagagtaaaggttgaGACTTTGTCCACTTTTAAAGCAATATTCTACAATGAGAAGAGTTCGTGTTTGAGACCTGTGAAGATTCGAAGGCATCGTGTCCGTAAAACCCAGGAAGAGACTTCGCTGATCGACCAACGTACCGGAGAAGAACTGATGTCCCACTCAGCTTTCGCCTGAATCCACAAAAAAAGGGGTTTTAGTTTCATAGAGAGAGAAGGAATCAGATTGGGGGAGAAAAGTGAGTGAGAGTACCCGTCGGAGAAGACGAAAGTAGGGACGGTGGttgcggcggaggaggaggagtcgATGGTTACCGGAGAAGATGAGAGGGAGAGAGCAGCGATTACTGAAAGCGGTGGAGGAGTCTCCGGTGGGAAAGAGAGCTTGATCCCTTCCATCTTCTTGTTCCTTTGTGTTTGTGAGATGAGGGGCGGcgacaaaaccgattaaaaaaaaaaagacagtctTTTGGGTCTTATTAGGACTAGGTTTTAGAAGTGGAGAGCGGTCCTGACTTTATAAGGACCCAGAAGCTATTTCAAAACGTAAAACCGGTAATGATCCCCCCACCCACAGATCGAATTCATGCCGTTAGATTCCAAATTAACTAATAATACCACTAGGCTACAGAAACAGTTTGGAGATTATCAGGGCCGGGTCAGAATCTATCCCAACTTGGATTGAATtataagttttctttacacaaaACAGAGTAATTGCCATTCCTAATGTTCAATGTATTGAGTTGATTAcaagtttttcaaatttgtgTTACTTTTTAACCACTAGAGTCCATAAAGTATCAAACTTTACATTATTCATCCCAACTTGTGTTGAATTTAGTCTTCTTTAGACAACGAGAAATTGGCTTTTACCTAATGCTCAAAATAATCTTTCAGATATTTCTACAAGAAAGAGAGACGTCACATGTTTTGATTTCATTAGTAGACCACCACTGTTT is a window encoding:
- the LOC106382661 gene encoding glutamate--tRNA ligase, cytoplasmic-like; this encodes MEGIKLSFPPETPPPLSVIAALSLSSSPVTIDSSSSAATTVPTFVFSDGRKLSGTSVLLRYVGRSAKSLPGFYGHDAFESSQIDEWVDYASVFSSGSEFENACTRVDNYLQSGTFLVGHSLSIADVAVWSALAGSGPRWESLRKSKKYQNLVRWFNSISLEYAEPLNKLATYTAKKPSGKTVSAAPRTKDQQADNANDKGKPEVDLPGAELGKVKLRFAPEPSGYLHIGHAKAALLNKYFAERYQGEVIIRFDDTNPAKESNEFVENLVKDIGTLGIKYERVTYTSDYFPDLMAMAEKLMQEGKAYVDDTPREQMQKERMDGIDSKCRSHTIEENLNLWREMIAGSVRGLQCCVRGKLDMQDPNKAMRDPVYYRCNPMSHHRIGDKYKIYPTYDFACPFVDSIEGITHALRSSEYHDRNAQYYKVLEDMGLRRVEIYEFSRLNLVYTLLSKRKLLWFVQQGLVGGWDDPRFPTVQGIVRRGLKIEALIQFILEQGASKNLNLMEWDKLWTINKKIVDPVCPRHTAVIEERRVLLTLTDGPDEPFVRMIPKHKKFEGAGEKATTFTKGIWIEGADASAISVNEEVTLMDWGNAIVKEVTKDEEGRVTALSGVLNLQGSVKTTKLKLTWLPETNELVKLTLTDFDYLITKKKLEEDDEVAAFVNPYTKKETSALGDSNMRNLQRGDVIQLERKGYYRCDVPFVKSSKPIVLFSIPDGRQHQPLAAN